In Zingiber officinale cultivar Zhangliang chromosome 1A, Zo_v1.1, whole genome shotgun sequence, a genomic segment contains:
- the LOC122020629 gene encoding serine hydroxymethyltransferase 3, chloroplastic-like, translating into MSAYGVAVSGTFHQTLKTKCYGSDPKIHRADMLPNHITLNNRRPYNALSARGSLVAGRPSPSVSVTDSNSGGKTNNLKDYPLKEADPELHALIQKEKQRQFNCLELIASENFTSRAVMEASGSCLTNKYSEGLPGKRYYGGNEYIDQVEMLCQQRALQAFHLDENKWGVNVQPLSGSPANFEVYTALLSPHDRIMGLDLPHGGHLSHGFMTPKKRVSGTSIFFESMPYRLDESTGYIDYDMLEKTAALFRPKIIIAGASAYSRDFDYPRMRKTADAVGAFLMMDMAHISGLVAAQVVADPFEYCDIVTTTTHKSLRGPRGGMIFYKKEPVLNVDLESSINNAVFPGLQGGPHNHTIAALAACLKHAQSPEFKAYQVQVVANCKALASRLTELGYKLVSGGTDNHLVLLDLRPQGIDGARVEKILDISSITLNKNSVPGDKSAQVPGGIRIGTPAMTTRGLKEKDFETVADYIHEGVQIALRAKSCTKGTKLKDFLESVESPEFSLKEPVAELRRKVEALTNQFPMPGL; encoded by the exons ATGTCCGCTTATGGAGTAGCTGTATCTGGTACATTTCACCAGACCCTTAAGACGAAGTGTTATGGATCAGATCCCAAGATTCATAGGGCAGATATGCTGCCAAATCATATTACACTCAACAATAGGAGACCTTACAATGCTCTTAGTGCCCGAGGAAGCTTAGTGGCTGGAAGACCATCTCCATCTGTGTCAGTAACTGATTCCAATTCTGGAG GAAAAACAAATAATTTGAAGGATTACCCACTGAAGGAAGCAGATCCTGAACTGCATGCTCTTATTCAGAAGGAGAAGCAGCGTCAATTTAACTGTTTAGAGCTTATAGCTTCTGAAAATTTTACTTCTCGGGCAGTGATGGAAGCATCTGGTTCTTGTCTAACAAATAAGTACTCAGAAGGATTGCCTGGTAAAAG ATACTATGGAGGAAATGAGTATATTGATCAGGTTGAGATGCTCTGTCAACAGAGAGCATTGCAAGCATTCCACCTAGATGAAAATAAGTGGGGCGTAAATGTGCAACCACTCTCTGGATCTCCTGCTAATTTTGAAGTTTACACTGCTCTTCTTAGTCCTCATGACCGAATAATG GGGCTTGACCTACCTCATGGAGGCCATCTGTCTCATGGTTTCATGACACCTAAAAAAAGAGTTTCAGGCACTTCTATATTTTTTGAATCTATGCCTTACCGCCTTGATGAGTCAACAG GCTACATAGATTATGATATGCTTGAAAAAACAGCTGCTCTCTTCCGACCTAAGATCATTATTGCTGGAGCAAGTGCATATTCTAGAGATTTTGATTATCCTCGTATGAGGAAG ACAGCAGATGCTGTTGGTGCATTTCTAATGATGGACATGGCCCATATAAGTGGGCTTGTTGCTGCTCAAGTAGTTGCTGATCCCTTCGAGTATTGTGATATTGTTACAACGACCACACACAAG TCTTTACGAGGGCCTCGTGGCGGCATGATcttttacaagaaggagcctgtTTTGAATGTTGATTTAGAATCCTCTATCAATAATGCTGTCTTCCCAGGCTTGCAG GGTGGCCCTCATAATCATACAATTGCTGCTCTTGCTGCATGTTTAAAACATGCCCAATCACCTGAATTCAAGGCTTATCAAGTTCAG GTTGTAGCTAATTGCAAAGCTCTTGCATCAAGGCTGACTGAATTGGGTTACAAGCTTGTTTCTGGGGGAACTGATAATCACCTTGTTCTGTTGGATTTGAGACCACAG GGCATTGATGGTGCCCGGGTCGAGAAGATCTTGGACATCAGTTCCATCACTCTCAATAAGAACTCTGTTCCAG GTGACAAAAGTGCACAAGTCCCTGGCGGTATCAGGATTGGAACACCGGCAATGACCACCAGAGGACTAAAGGAGAAGGATTTTGAAACTGTTGCCGACTACATTCACGAGGGTGTTCAGATTGCTCTGAGAGCCAAATCCTGCACAAAAGGAACGAAGCTCAAAGATTTCCTGGAGAGTGTCGAATCTCCAGAATTCTCTTTAAAAGAGCCAGTTGCAGAACTCAGGAGAAAGGTAGAAGCTCTTACGAACCAGTTCCCAATGCCCGGATTGTGA
- the LOC121996862 gene encoding heat shock protein 83-like, with the protein MTDVQMGETETFAFQAEINQLLSLIINTFYSNKEIFLCELISNASDALDKIRFEGLTDKSKLDAQPKLFIRLVPDKANKTLSIIDSGIDMTKAGNFSSPHLVGMTPPSRRTLKPVGDISLVMFGAQLSTEEAESLSKR; encoded by the exons ATGACGGACGTGCAGATGGGGGAGACAGAGACCTTCGCGTTCCAGGCGGAGATCAACCAGTTGCTGAGTCTCATCATCAACACCTTCTACTCCAACAAGGAGATCTTCCTGTGCGAGCTGATTAGCAATGCCTCAGAT GCACTCGATAAAATCCGGTTCGAGGGTCTCACCGACAAGAGCAAGCTGGACGCCCAGCCGAAGCTCTTCATCCGCCTCGTGCCTGACAAGGCGAACAAGACGCTTTCCATCATTGACAGCGGTATCGACATGACCAAAGCTGGTAATTTCTCATCTCCGCACCTTGTTGGGATGACGCCGCCGTCCCGACGAACGCTCAAG CCCGTAGGCGACATTAGCCTCGTGATGTTCGGAGCGCAGCTGTCGACAGAAGAGGCGGAGAGCTTGAGCAAGAG GTAA
- the LOC122020643 gene encoding putative transcription factor bHLH041 isoform X2, with translation MDYVFLLDSDDRRRFLQLAGRVLGCSYICTWCPAANQLISMEGWHHEEDNNVPGSSSGIMSLRLFDAYRRSICSILRGCIPGLTFSSGFNYLEIKDADVMSLAALNEQRQFYQKAGIKTIMFLGSGKGEVELGMATPPNATNMEMSIHQVFSKNFIQQSQLREGSLIQLTPNPDTSHLSSSSSSLRSRSLSIGSPESLVFQDPTSRYCGNEAVTRAMLAVICKASPSSPPPKLLYHQLLQQQQQQQQQQHQQQHQGYRSKSGFMVYDRNLAQELEKSVSNKLGGGQKMIKAGIEILRRVSAMRMEAQLQEQSRPTNNQLHHMISERKRREKLNEYFHALRLLLPPGSKKDKASVLANTKNYLTSLKAQIKELEERNQMLEPMRQLIEEGIGESKEKVEVRIIRTAESAPEGSQFINFKLVIIVREQCEMMNLVVHLLECLKERGITNLVAMETSTASQAGAIFARINVGLQVKASDWDEESFTEAAKGAVNDVLHVDDNKGDDDRSLNIL, from the exons ATGGACTATGTTTTCCTCCTCGACTCCGACGATCGCCGACGGTTTCTGCAATTGGCCGGTCGGGTTCTTGGATGCTCTTATATCTGCACTTGGTGTCCTGCAGCTAA CCAACTGATCTCCATGGAGGGATGGCATCACGAGGAAGACAATAACGTTCCAGGCTCTTCGTCCGGAATCATGTCCTTGAGGCTCTTCGATGCCTACCGGCGATCCATCTGCAGCATTCTGAGAGG TTGTATTCCTGGGCTTACCTTCAGCTCTGGATTCAATTATCTTGAGATAAAGGATGCAGATGTAATGAGTTTAGCTGCATTGAACGAACAACGCCAATTCTATCAG AAAGCGGGGATAAAG ACAATAATGTTTTTGGGATCAGGAAAAGGAGAAGTCGAATTGGGAATGGCAACTCCACCAAATGCA ACGAACATGGAAATGAGCATTCATCAAGTGTTCAGCAAAAACTTCATTCAGCAGTCCCAGCTACGCGAAGGGAGTTTGATTCAACTAACGCCAAACCCCGATACATCTCATCTCTCTTCCTCATCGTCCTCGCTTCGATCTCGATCTCTGTCTATCGGAAGCCCCGAGAGTCTAGTATTCCAAGATCCAACTTCTAGATATTGTGGCAATGAAGCAGTGACAAGAGCGATGCTTGCTGTTATTTGTAAGGCCTCGCCTTCTTCCCCTCCTCCAAAATTGCTATACCATCAACTAttacagcagcagcagcagcagcagcagcagcaacatcAACAGCAGCATCAGGGCTATAGATCTAAATCAGGATTCATGGTTTACGATCGAAATCTAGCTCAGGAATTGGAGAAATCGGTGTCGAACAAGTTGGGCGGGGGACAGAAGATGATCAAGGCAGGGATTGAGATTTTGAGAAGAGTGAGCGCGATGAGGATGGAGGCCCAACTGCAGGAACAGTCCCGACCAACCAACAACCAATTGCACCATATGATTTCTGAACGCAAGCGCAGGGAGAAGCTCAATGAGTACTTTCATGCTCTGAGATTACTGCTTCCACCAGGATCCAag AAGGACAAGGCATCTGTGCTTGCAAACACCAAAAACTACTTGACTTCCCTGAAAGCTCAAATAAAAGAGCTGGAGGAGAGGAACCAAATGTTGGAACCGATGCGACAGCTAATCGAGGAGGGAATTGGCGAGTCAAAAGAGAAAGTAGAAGTTCGGATAATCCGAACCGCTGAATCCGCACCAGAAGGCTCACAGTTCATCAACTTCAAGCTGGTTATCATTGTAAGGGAGCAATGCGAGATGATGAATTTGGTCGTTCACCTCCTCGAATGCTTGAAAGAGAGAGGCATCACGAATTTGGTGGCCATGGAGACAAGCACAGCATCTCAAGCTGGTGCGATTTTTGCAAGAATCAACGTTGGGCTACAAGTGAAG GCGAGCGATTGGGACGAGGAGAGCTTCACCGAAGCTGCGAAAGGAGCCGTCAATGATGTGCTGCATGTAGACGACAACAAAGGCGATGACGACCGCTCCCTTAACATTCTTTGA
- the LOC122020643 gene encoding putative transcription factor bHLH041 isoform X1 translates to MDYVFLLDSDDRRRFLQLAGRVLGCSYICTWCPAANGSQLISMEGWHHEEDNNVPGSSSGIMSLRLFDAYRRSICSILRGCIPGLTFSSGFNYLEIKDADVMSLAALNEQRQFYQKAGIKTIMFLGSGKGEVELGMATPPNATNMEMSIHQVFSKNFIQQSQLREGSLIQLTPNPDTSHLSSSSSSLRSRSLSIGSPESLVFQDPTSRYCGNEAVTRAMLAVICKASPSSPPPKLLYHQLLQQQQQQQQQQHQQQHQGYRSKSGFMVYDRNLAQELEKSVSNKLGGGQKMIKAGIEILRRVSAMRMEAQLQEQSRPTNNQLHHMISERKRREKLNEYFHALRLLLPPGSKKDKASVLANTKNYLTSLKAQIKELEERNQMLEPMRQLIEEGIGESKEKVEVRIIRTAESAPEGSQFINFKLVIIVREQCEMMNLVVHLLECLKERGITNLVAMETSTASQAGAIFARINVGLQVKASDWDEESFTEAAKGAVNDVLHVDDNKGDDDRSLNIL, encoded by the exons ATGGACTATGTTTTCCTCCTCGACTCCGACGATCGCCGACGGTTTCTGCAATTGGCCGGTCGGGTTCTTGGATGCTCTTATATCTGCACTTGGTGTCCTGCAGCTAA TGGCAGCCAACTGATCTCCATGGAGGGATGGCATCACGAGGAAGACAATAACGTTCCAGGCTCTTCGTCCGGAATCATGTCCTTGAGGCTCTTCGATGCCTACCGGCGATCCATCTGCAGCATTCTGAGAGG TTGTATTCCTGGGCTTACCTTCAGCTCTGGATTCAATTATCTTGAGATAAAGGATGCAGATGTAATGAGTTTAGCTGCATTGAACGAACAACGCCAATTCTATCAG AAAGCGGGGATAAAG ACAATAATGTTTTTGGGATCAGGAAAAGGAGAAGTCGAATTGGGAATGGCAACTCCACCAAATGCA ACGAACATGGAAATGAGCATTCATCAAGTGTTCAGCAAAAACTTCATTCAGCAGTCCCAGCTACGCGAAGGGAGTTTGATTCAACTAACGCCAAACCCCGATACATCTCATCTCTCTTCCTCATCGTCCTCGCTTCGATCTCGATCTCTGTCTATCGGAAGCCCCGAGAGTCTAGTATTCCAAGATCCAACTTCTAGATATTGTGGCAATGAAGCAGTGACAAGAGCGATGCTTGCTGTTATTTGTAAGGCCTCGCCTTCTTCCCCTCCTCCAAAATTGCTATACCATCAACTAttacagcagcagcagcagcagcagcagcagcaacatcAACAGCAGCATCAGGGCTATAGATCTAAATCAGGATTCATGGTTTACGATCGAAATCTAGCTCAGGAATTGGAGAAATCGGTGTCGAACAAGTTGGGCGGGGGACAGAAGATGATCAAGGCAGGGATTGAGATTTTGAGAAGAGTGAGCGCGATGAGGATGGAGGCCCAACTGCAGGAACAGTCCCGACCAACCAACAACCAATTGCACCATATGATTTCTGAACGCAAGCGCAGGGAGAAGCTCAATGAGTACTTTCATGCTCTGAGATTACTGCTTCCACCAGGATCCAag AAGGACAAGGCATCTGTGCTTGCAAACACCAAAAACTACTTGACTTCCCTGAAAGCTCAAATAAAAGAGCTGGAGGAGAGGAACCAAATGTTGGAACCGATGCGACAGCTAATCGAGGAGGGAATTGGCGAGTCAAAAGAGAAAGTAGAAGTTCGGATAATCCGAACCGCTGAATCCGCACCAGAAGGCTCACAGTTCATCAACTTCAAGCTGGTTATCATTGTAAGGGAGCAATGCGAGATGATGAATTTGGTCGTTCACCTCCTCGAATGCTTGAAAGAGAGAGGCATCACGAATTTGGTGGCCATGGAGACAAGCACAGCATCTCAAGCTGGTGCGATTTTTGCAAGAATCAACGTTGGGCTACAAGTGAAG GCGAGCGATTGGGACGAGGAGAGCTTCACCGAAGCTGCGAAAGGAGCCGTCAATGATGTGCTGCATGTAGACGACAACAAAGGCGATGACGACCGCTCCCTTAACATTCTTTGA
- the LOC121996864 gene encoding villin-3-like → MQVDAVATSLNSYDCFVLQSGNTVFMWNGSSSTHEQQQWVDQTAEFLKPGATLKHCKEGTESSAFWFALGGKQNFSSKKSTQDVVRDPHLYTFTFKQGRTYLFSNFQVIVTFYAILPPFKVLTTVFICDQQ, encoded by the exons ATGCAAGTTGATGCG GTGGCGACATCCTTAAATTCCTATGATTGTTTTGTTTTGCAATCTGGGAATACAGTTTTCATGTGGAATGGAAGTTCAAGTACTCATGAACAGCAACAGTGGGTTGATCAGACAGCAGAATTTTTGAAG CCAGGTGCTACACTAAAGCATTGCAAAGAGGGAACAGAAAGCTCGGCTTTCTGGTTTGCTCTTGGTGGGAAGCAAAATTTTTCCAGCAAAAAGAGCACTCAAGATGTTGTTAGAGATCCTCACTTGTATACCTTTACATTTAAGCAAGGTCGGACATATCTTTTTTCCAATTTCCAAGTCATTGTTACCTTCTATGCTATCCTTCCTCCATTCAAAGTTctaacaactgtgttcatttgtGATCAACAATGA